Within Romboutsia sp. CE17, the genomic segment CTAATTATGAAAATTTAAATAATACAACTTATGAATATATGCTTGATGGAATTGATACAGATTGGACATATATTGGCTCTGAAAGTAATTTAAATTTCAAATCATTAGAATCAGGTAAATATATTTTAAAAATAAGAGCTAGAGATGGACATGGTGAATTAACAAAAGAAACAAGTATTAATATAAAAGTAAAGAAGCCTATTTGGAGAACACCTTTAGCTTATATAATATATATATTTATATTAGGGGGGATATTTTTTTGGATATTTAATTATGTTAAGATACTAAAATATTTAGTGAACCAAAAGACAATTAATCTAAATAAACAATTAGAAGAGAATCAGAGGCTAAATAAAGAAATAATAGAACATGAAAAGTTTAAAAATAATTATTTTGTAAATTTATCTCATGAGCTTAGAACACCAATAAATATTGTAATGTCAACAGTACAGCTAATAAATTCACGTATTACAAATAATAATATTACATATGAAAAAATTAATGAATATATGGATATCATAAGTAAAAGCTGTGATAACTTATTAAAAATAATAAATGATATTTTAGATAGTTCAAAAATAGAAACTGGACAATATAAAATTCATAAAAAAAATAATGATATAGTATATGTAGTTGAAGAGGCTGCACTTAATATGAGGAAATACATAGAAGATAAAGGGCTATCTCTTATAATTGATCCTGATATGGAAGAACAAATAGTATCTTGTGATGCAACTGAAATAGAAAGATGCGTAGTTAACTTATTAGCTAATGCAGTTAAGTTTACTCCAGAAAGTGGAGAGGTTAGGGTATATATTAAAGAAGTTGAAAATAATATTGAGATAACTGTAGAAGATACAGGAATCGGAATCTCAAAAGAAGATCAAGAATTTATATTCAAACGATTTTCACAAGTGGATGGCACAGGTGTTACAAAATCAAGCAGTAGTGGTATAGGACTTACGCTTGTAAAATATGTAGCAGAACTTCACGGAGGATATATTAGACTTGAAAGTGAACTTAATAAAGGCAGTAAATTTACTATAGGACTTCCTAATATAGTAGAAGATAATAGTGAAAGTATGTCTTTAATATAAAAATGAATCTCTAAACACATTTATTCACAATATTAATAAATTACTTAGTTTAACTAAAATTTTGAAATATTAAAAATTATAAACAAAACTAATTGCAAAAAATGTCAAAATATGTTACCTTATATAAGTAAAAATATAATAGGCAAACCTAAAGAAATTTAGGGACGCAAAGCTATAGGGGCTAAGGTGTATACAAGTACACTATGTCAGCCAGTTGCCAAAGAGTACATTATACTTTTTGTTTTAAATTTAATCACTGTATTTGACTATATTTGTATTGCAAATATTTAGGAATTAAATTTAGGTAGCTACTCTTTTAGAGTAGCTTTTTTATTATTTACAACTTAAATAATATGATTAATGTACTTCTAGGATGTAAATTTAGGAGGGAGAAAAATGCATAAGAAAAAAATAGCAGCTATAACAATGGCTGCAATAATCACAAATCTTTCGGCTACGACTATAGAAGTCTTAGCAGATGAAGTAAAAAATGCCAAAGAATCTAGTGTAAAAGTCGAATATACTAATGAAGTAAATCAAGCAGTTATAAGTAAATTTGACTTATATAACGATGATAAATTAAATGCTTATAATGAAGTATTTAAAATGGACAATTCAAACATAAAATCTATAACTAATAATGGTGGGAAATATGCAAGTTCTACTATAGATAAAGCTATAGATGAAAATCTAAATACCCATTGGGAAACAGGAAAACCTAATAGTTCAGAGTTTACAAATGAAGTAGTATTTACATTTAATGAAATAGCTAATCTAAATCGTATTGTATACGCTGCAAGAAAAGATATTTCAAGTGGAAAAGGTTTTGCACAAGAATTTGAAATATATGCTTCTCTTACAGAAGAAGGAGATGATTTTAGATTAGTAAGTACTGGGGAGTACACAGGTTCAACGAAAGATTTAGTTGAGATAAAATTTGATTCAACTGACTTTAAAAGATTAAAATTTAAATTTAAGAAGGCTAGTCAAGACTGGGCTTCAGCATCAGAGTTTATGTTCTATAAAGAAGATAAAATAAGTGATAAAATAAAAGGTTTATTTACAGATGACACTTTAAGCCAAGTTAGTGAGGAATTTAATAGCATTGACAAGATTAATAAGTTTGAAGAAGAAGTAAAGAATCATCCATTATATGAAAACTTTAAAGAATCTATAGAAGATGCTAAGATAATATTAGAAAATAATAAAATAGAAGCGACAGAAGCAAAAGTATCTAAGTTAGAAGCTTATCATATAAGTAATGAGAAAGATAATGAATATAGCAAATTATTTAGAATGTCAAATTCTAATATATCAAATATAAGTTCTAATGGAGGAACATACTATAACTCAAAGTTAGAGTATATGATAGATGATAAAACTGAAACTCATTGGGAAACTAATAAGAATAATAGTTCAGATTTTACTAATGAAGTAGTGTTTACTTTTGATGAAGCAGTAGTTTTAGATAGAGTAGCATTTTTAGCTAGAGAGAATAGAAAGGGATTCCCAGAAGAGTTTGAAATATATGCATCAGAAACATCAAAGGGTGAAACATTCCAAAAAGTTGCATATGGGAGTGCTACAAGTACAAATGATTTTTTAGAATTTAAATTTAATCCTACAAAGTTCAAGAGATTAAAGTTTAAGTTTACAAAGTCTGTTATAGATAGACCTTTCGTAGCAGAATTTAGATTTTATAAACAAGATGAATTAAGTGAAAAGTATGATAGATTATTCACAGATTCAAGTATGAACAAAGTATCTGAAGAGTTTAATACATTAGAAAAATTAAATAACTTTGAAGATGAATTAAAAGATCATCCATTGTATGATTTATACAAAGAAGGTATAAATAATGCTAAAGCTATTTTAACTGAAACTCCTGAGAGTCCTACTAAAGCAACATTAGGAAAAATAAATTATAACCTTAATGAAGATTATAATAATGAATATAAAGTAGCATATAGCGATATAAAATCAATAAAAAATAATGGAAAACAGTACTTATCACAAAGTATTGATAAAGCCATAGATGATAATGTAGATACTTACTGGGAAACTGGAACATTAAATACGAGCTCTTTTACTAATGAAGTTGAAGTTGAATTTAATGATTTAGTAACACTTGATAGAGTAGTTTATGGTTCAAGACAAAGTGATTTAAAGGGATTTGCAGAAGAAATTGAAATATATGCTTCAAGAACAAGTAAAGGTGACACATATAAATTAGTTGCTACTGGTACACATGAAGCTACTAGCGGATTAGTCGAAGCTAGGTTTAAACCGACAGAATTTAAGAGAATTAAATTTAAATTTAAAAAATCTAAACAAAACTCTGCAACTCTAAATGAAATAATGTTTTATAAGACTGATGAAATATATTCATCAATACCTAAATTATTTACAGATGGTACTATGAGTGAAGTTAGCAAAGAATTTAATAGTACAGAAAAAATAAATGCATTTGAAGAAAAAGCAAAAACTCATCCATTATATGAAGACTTTAGAGAATCTATAGAATTAGCTAAGTCATTAATTTCTAATCCAAAGCAAGAAGATGTATTTGAATTAGAAATGAGAGGAGATTCAATAAATGAGTCTGTAAAAAGAAAAATGTGGAGATTCCAAGATTGGCAAATAACTGGATTATCTGCTAGACCTGGAGATAAGATAAATGTATATGTTGATGTAGCAGAAGGTGATCCTACTCCAGTATTATTATACAAACAATCATTAACACAACACGGTGGAGCAGTAAGCTTCCAGCTAAAGCCTGGTAAAAATGAAATAACTATACCAGAAGTAAGTTATGAGGGAAATGGAATCCCTGAGAGTGTTATACAAGGTGGAGAATTATATTTTACAAACTATAAAAGTGATAATCAAACAAGAGCACCAAAGGTAAGAATAGAAGGAGCTAGTAAGTATCCTGTATTTGTATTAGGAAAATCAGATGAAGAAACAGTAATGAAAGAATTAGAAGAATATGTTGCTAAGATTGAAGAAGATCCAGATACTACGCCAAATATTTTTGCAGTTAGCTCTAACAAATCATTATGTTTTACAGAAGCTACATATGCATTAGACTGGTATAAGAAAAATAACAAAACTCCAAAATATACTGCTGAGCAATGGGATGATTATATATCTGATGCAATGGAATTTTGGGGATTTGATAATTCAAAAGAATTACACTCAGATTTTGATTTCAGAATAATGCCAATGGTTAAAAACCTTAGCGGTGGAGCATTCATGAATGCAGCAAATGGTGTTATTGGTATAAGACCAGGTAATCAAGATACTATACTTAATGCAGATAGAGGATGGGGAGTCGCTCATGAACTTGGTCATAACTTTGACACAAGTGGAAGAATTATATCAGAAGTTACTAATAATATAATGCCTTTATTCTTTGAATCTAAATTTAAAACAAAAACAAGAATAAGTGAGCAAAATATATGGGAAAATAACACTTATCCTAAAGTAGGTTTAGATGATTATTCTAACAATGAGTTATATAATACTGCTGATAGTACACATTTAGCTCAATTAGCTCCATTATGGCAGTTATATTTATATGATAATACTTTCTATGGAAAATTTGAGCAACAATATAGAGAGAAAAATTTTGGAAATACTAGTAGAGAAGACATTTATAAGTCTTGGGTAGTAGCAGCATCAGATGCTATGCAATTAGATTTATCTGAATTCTTTGCAAGACATGGTATACGTGTTGATTCTGATGTTAAAGATGAGTTAGCTAAATATCCAAAACCTGATAAAAAGATTTATTACTTAAATGACTTAGCAATGAACTACAAAGGTAATGGATTTACTGAAAATGCAAAGGTATCAGTAAGTACAAGTGCTTCAAATGGGAATATAAAACTTTCATTTGCAATAGACGATGAAAATAAAGACAATATACTTGGATATGAAATACGTAAAGATGGAAAATATATAGGATTTACTTCTAAGGAAAGTTTTGTTGACACTAACTCTAACTTAGATGATGAGGGAGTATACGTTATAACGCCATATGATAGAAAGTTAAATACATTAGATGAAATAGAAGTAAATGCAATACAACCTACTTTATCTTCAAATCCAATAATTACTTTAGAATTAGGTGAAAATTTTGAAGAGAAAGAATATGTTATAGCAAGTGATATAAAAGGTAACTCATTAATAGATTCTGTAAAAGTAAAATCAAATAATGTAGATACTTCTAAGGTTGGAGAGTATGAAATAGTTTATAGTTTAGAAGATAATAAAGGGAATGAGTATACTGCAACTTCTAAAGTTAATGTAGTAAGTAAGAAACATTACATAAGTGATTTAAATCCTAAATCAGCTACAAATGGATGGGGAACTGTGAGAAAAGATAAGAGTATAAGTGGTGGAACGATCGGACTTACAAGAAATGGACAAACTATTGATTATAAAAAAGGATTAGGTATTCATGCCAATGCTGAATATACATACGACTTAGAAGGTAAGGATTATGACTACTTTGAATCTTATATAGGTGTTGATAAGGCGTCATCATCTAAATCAGCTGCATCAATTATTTTTAAAGTCTTAGTTGATGGAGAAGAAAAATTCAATAGTGGAGTAATGTACGGCTTAACATCTCAAAAATATGTTAAGGTAGATGTGAAAGATGCAAAAGAGCTTAAATTAATAGTAGAGGATGCTGGAAATGGAAATGAATCAGACCATGCAAGTTGGGGAGATGCTAAATTAGCTACTATATCTTCAAGACCAGTTATTAAAGGTGAAAATATAGCATATAGCATGGATGATAATGTAAATTTAATGGAAGGTATAGTTGCAACAGATATTGAGGATGGAAACCTAACATCTAAAGTAAAAATAAAATCTTCAGACTTTGTTGAAGGTAAGTCAGGAGTATTCACAATAGTATATACTGTAACAGATAGTGATGGATTAAATTCTGAACATTCAAGAATTGTAGCAGTTATAGATAAAGAAACTCAATTATCTGACTTAAATTGGAAATCTGCAACTATAGGTTCAGGTTCTGTAAGAAAAGATAGAGCGGTAAGTAACAACGCAATAAGACTTTTAAATGAAGATAAGTCTGTTGAAACCTTTGCTAAAGGTATAGGTACTCACTCATACTCAGAAATAGTTTATAACTCAGAAGGTTATGATATATTTGATACTTGGGTAGGAGTAGACCAATATGTATCAGATAAGACTACATCTAGTGTTGTATTTAAAGTATTTGTTGATGGAAAGTTAAAGGCACAAACAGATGTAATGAGAGTTGATACTCCAAAACAACGTTTAGTTGTTGATGTTAGAGACTCTAGTGAGGTTAAACTAGTAGTAGATGTAGCAGATAATGGAAATAATTGGGATCATGCAGATTGGGCAAATGCAAGATTTTGCAATATAGCTGAGTATGACACAACAGAATTAAAAACAATCTTAGAAGAAGCTAAAAGTTTAGATTTAAATAATTATACTCAAGAATCTATAAAATCTTTACAAAATGCAATATCAAAAGGAGAAGAAGCGTTACTTTCTAAAGACCAAAACACAATAAATGCTGCCATAGAAGAATTGAATAGTGTAATAAATTCTTTAGTAGAGGTTGACTTAAATGATGTTGTAAACTTACCAGATAAACGATTAGTTAAGTCTATTCAAACACAGTTAAATAAAACTGGTGATATAACTTTAGGTGATATGCGTAGTTTAACTACTTTAAGATTATCTGGTGTTGCTGACTTAACAGGTATGGAACATGCTATAAATTTAGAAACTTTAGAAATGAACTATAATGAAGTTAAAGATTTAAGACCATTAGCAAACTTAGATAAACTTAAAACATTAGATGCAAGACAACAGTATATACCAGTAGGAAATTTGACTATTTCTAATGGTAAGGTTATAGGGGATTCTACGATATATAATAGAGAAGGAAATAATGTAGCTAGTACTATAAAGCTTTTTGATAAAGATGGAAATGTAATTAGAGAAGAAAGTGCCAAAGGTGAATTTGAAATAAGTACAGAAGGCTTAGATAAAGGACTTTATGGTGTTCATGTATTGTTTGAAGATAAAGATTTTGATGGTGTAATGTTGTATTTATTTAATATACAATAATTTAAATATATATTTATAAAAATATCATAATGTTGTAAGAATTCATAGTTTGTATATATTTATTAAGGATTGCATGTAGTAAAATCAATACTACATGCAATTTTTACGCTTAAGAAAATTATATTGACTTAATAACTATGAATATCATATTATTTAGTTTGAAATTAACAAAATAATAGTGTAAAATTTTTATAGTAAAATTAATGATATGGAGAAAAATATGACACAAAATATTCAAACGCATCAACTAAAGAAACAAAACTCGTTTATAGAGTTTCTAAAAAAAGAAATAGTACTAGTTATAGCTACAGTACTTGCAATAACTAGCTCACTTATTTCTACTCCAAAACTATCATATATAGATTTTAAAGTATTAATATTATTATTTAACCTTATGATAGTAGTAGCAGCTTTTAAAGAGCTTAAAGTTTTAGATAATATAGCTATTGGACTTCTAAAAAAATGTAATACATACACATCAATATCATTTGCACTAATATTTATTACATTTATAGCATCAATGATAGTAACTAACGATGTGGCCCTTATTACATTTGTACCACTTAGTATAGTTATAGCGAAAAAAGCAAATATAGACGTACTAAAAATAGTTATTTTCCAAACTCTTGCAGCAAATCTCGGAAGTAGCTTTACACCAATGGGTAACCCTCAAAACCTATTTATATACTCATATTATAATTTAAGTCCTTTAGACTTCTTTAAAATAACTGTGCCAATAGTTATTTTAGCAATAGTGTTTTTATCAACTCTTATATTAAAAGATAAGAAGATGAAGCTAAATTTAGATCTATCAGATGTTATTATAGAAAATAAAAGAGATGTTATTTTATTTTCATTACTATTTGGAATTATATTATTATCAGTTTTTCATATTGTAGATTATAAAATCACTTTTGCAGTAACTATAATTACTGTAATAATATTAAATAAAAAACTATTTAAAGAGATTGATTATTCTTTATTAATTACATTTATAGGATTTTTTATATTTATAGGAAATATATCTACAATGGATGTAGTTAGAAGTTTTATGGAAAATATACTAAATAGTGAAAAGTCTACATTTATATCTAGTATTTTAGCAAGTCAGGTTATTAGTAATGTACCTGCCACTATGCTTTTATCAGGGTTTACAGGGCATTTTAAAGAACTATTATTAGGAGTAAACATAGGTGGTATGGGTACATTAATAGCATCTCTTGCAAGTGTTATTTCTTATAAGATTTATACAGGTGAGTTCAGAGAAAAGAATGATAAATATTTGAGAAAGTTTAATTTATATAACTTATTAGGACTTGCAATTTTTGTACCGATAATATATTTATTTATATTTTAAAAAATATAACTGAAATTAAAGTTAATATATAGTTTTGAACTATTAAATATTTATATGAAAATAACATAAATAAAAGATAAAAAATAAGGAGTCGATATATACGACTCCTTATTTTTTATAAAACAAGAATAAATATAAAACAAATTAGGAATACGTTTACGAAGTATATTTATATTAATACTTTATCTACAATTTAATGAATTTATCATAAAAAATTTTAAAAAAATTATATGTCGAAAGTGATTTAGAGTGAGAATATTTTGTCGAATTTAATACAGAAGAAAAATGAATAATGTAATATTATGCTGAAAAAATAGTTACATTATATAAAAAAAATTAATATATAAATCTTTATTGACTAATTATTAAAAGTTTCTTAATATTAGTATCAAAATTAAACACCTTATCAATGATGCTTAATTTTAATATTGAAGCAAAATATCTGTGATATTTTTTAGTCAATATAATTTAATGTAATACTATAAAAAAGGGGGATAATAC encodes:
- a CDS encoding sensor histidine kinase, which translates into the protein MYVGINPGDIKYILQDNEDEEIIWLGGIGTGLVKYHKEKGVMKRYTNDSLTKGSLINNYINCMAFDDSGNLWIGTNIGVSKLNIKTNKFTSYTTSQGLTNNFINSILLDDNNDIWISTNKGLNKFDVDQNKFIKFTEIDGLNGYQFNLNSYLKLKNGTIILGTTEGCIYFNPDDLASYKTYKNDVVIGDIYVGKNKTTYNGKELVLEYDYKDLSIDYFLPNYENLNNTTYEYMLDGIDTDWTYIGSESNLNFKSLESGKYILKIRARDGHGELTKETSINIKVKKPIWRTPLAYIIYIFILGGIFFWIFNYVKILKYLVNQKTINLNKQLEENQRLNKEIIEHEKFKNNYFVNLSHELRTPINIVMSTVQLINSRITNNNITYEKINEYMDIISKSCDNLLKIINDILDSSKIETGQYKIHKKNNDIVYVVEEAALNMRKYIEDKGLSLIIDPDMEEQIVSCDATEIERCVVNLLANAVKFTPESGEVRVYIKEVENNIEITVEDTGIGISKEDQEFIFKRFSQVDGTGVTKSSSSGIGLTLVKYVAELHGGYIRLESELNKGSKFTIGLPNIVEDNSESMSLI
- a CDS encoding NPCBM/NEW2 domain-containing protein codes for the protein MHKKKIAAITMAAIITNLSATTIEVLADEVKNAKESSVKVEYTNEVNQAVISKFDLYNDDKLNAYNEVFKMDNSNIKSITNNGGKYASSTIDKAIDENLNTHWETGKPNSSEFTNEVVFTFNEIANLNRIVYAARKDISSGKGFAQEFEIYASLTEEGDDFRLVSTGEYTGSTKDLVEIKFDSTDFKRLKFKFKKASQDWASASEFMFYKEDKISDKIKGLFTDDTLSQVSEEFNSIDKINKFEEEVKNHPLYENFKESIEDAKIILENNKIEATEAKVSKLEAYHISNEKDNEYSKLFRMSNSNISNISSNGGTYYNSKLEYMIDDKTETHWETNKNNSSDFTNEVVFTFDEAVVLDRVAFLARENRKGFPEEFEIYASETSKGETFQKVAYGSATSTNDFLEFKFNPTKFKRLKFKFTKSVIDRPFVAEFRFYKQDELSEKYDRLFTDSSMNKVSEEFNTLEKLNNFEDELKDHPLYDLYKEGINNAKAILTETPESPTKATLGKINYNLNEDYNNEYKVAYSDIKSIKNNGKQYLSQSIDKAIDDNVDTYWETGTLNTSSFTNEVEVEFNDLVTLDRVVYGSRQSDLKGFAEEIEIYASRTSKGDTYKLVATGTHEATSGLVEARFKPTEFKRIKFKFKKSKQNSATLNEIMFYKTDEIYSSIPKLFTDGTMSEVSKEFNSTEKINAFEEKAKTHPLYEDFRESIELAKSLISNPKQEDVFELEMRGDSINESVKRKMWRFQDWQITGLSARPGDKINVYVDVAEGDPTPVLLYKQSLTQHGGAVSFQLKPGKNEITIPEVSYEGNGIPESVIQGGELYFTNYKSDNQTRAPKVRIEGASKYPVFVLGKSDEETVMKELEEYVAKIEEDPDTTPNIFAVSSNKSLCFTEATYALDWYKKNNKTPKYTAEQWDDYISDAMEFWGFDNSKELHSDFDFRIMPMVKNLSGGAFMNAANGVIGIRPGNQDTILNADRGWGVAHELGHNFDTSGRIISEVTNNIMPLFFESKFKTKTRISEQNIWENNTYPKVGLDDYSNNELYNTADSTHLAQLAPLWQLYLYDNTFYGKFEQQYREKNFGNTSREDIYKSWVVAASDAMQLDLSEFFARHGIRVDSDVKDELAKYPKPDKKIYYLNDLAMNYKGNGFTENAKVSVSTSASNGNIKLSFAIDDENKDNILGYEIRKDGKYIGFTSKESFVDTNSNLDDEGVYVITPYDRKLNTLDEIEVNAIQPTLSSNPIITLELGENFEEKEYVIASDIKGNSLIDSVKVKSNNVDTSKVGEYEIVYSLEDNKGNEYTATSKVNVVSKKHYISDLNPKSATNGWGTVRKDKSISGGTIGLTRNGQTIDYKKGLGIHANAEYTYDLEGKDYDYFESYIGVDKASSSKSAASIIFKVLVDGEEKFNSGVMYGLTSQKYVKVDVKDAKELKLIVEDAGNGNESDHASWGDAKLATISSRPVIKGENIAYSMDDNVNLMEGIVATDIEDGNLTSKVKIKSSDFVEGKSGVFTIVYTVTDSDGLNSEHSRIVAVIDKETQLSDLNWKSATIGSGSVRKDRAVSNNAIRLLNEDKSVETFAKGIGTHSYSEIVYNSEGYDIFDTWVGVDQYVSDKTTSSVVFKVFVDGKLKAQTDVMRVDTPKQRLVVDVRDSSEVKLVVDVADNGNNWDHADWANARFCNIAEYDTTELKTILEEAKSLDLNNYTQESIKSLQNAISKGEEALLSKDQNTINAAIEELNSVINSLVEVDLNDVVNLPDKRLVKSIQTQLNKTGDITLGDMRSLTTLRLSGVADLTGMEHAINLETLEMNYNEVKDLRPLANLDKLKTLDARQQYIPVGNLTISNGKVIGDSTIYNREGNNVASTIKLFDKDGNVIREESAKGEFEISTEGLDKGLYGVHVLFEDKDFDGVMLYLFNIQ
- a CDS encoding SLC13 family permease; the protein is MTQNIQTHQLKKQNSFIEFLKKEIVLVIATVLAITSSLISTPKLSYIDFKVLILLFNLMIVVAAFKELKVLDNIAIGLLKKCNTYTSISFALIFITFIASMIVTNDVALITFVPLSIVIAKKANIDVLKIVIFQTLAANLGSSFTPMGNPQNLFIYSYYNLSPLDFFKITVPIVILAIVFLSTLILKDKKMKLNLDLSDVIIENKRDVILFSLLFGIILLSVFHIVDYKITFAVTIITVIILNKKLFKEIDYSLLITFIGFFIFIGNISTMDVVRSFMENILNSEKSTFISSILASQVISNVPATMLLSGFTGHFKELLLGVNIGGMGTLIASLASVISYKIYTGEFREKNDKYLRKFNLYNLLGLAIFVPIIYLFIF